In Phycisphaerae bacterium RAS1, the genomic window TCGACCTCGGCTTGGTCATCAAAACCTACAAGCGCGACTGTAGCCCGGCCGCCCCCGGCCGGGTGGGGAGTGCGGGCGTCCCGCCCGTCGCCTGTAGCCCGGCCGCCCCCGGCCGGTCCTCCGATACTGTCGGTGCCTGCCCCTCCGACGGCCGCGTCATTCGCAATCCCGACGGCTCGCCGATCTGGGTCAAGGATGAGAAACTCGCCCTCGATCCGAAAACCGGCCACTGGACTTTCAGCCAGCCCGACTGGGAAGAGTTCCACCAGGTCATCCGCGGCAACGGCCCGCTCAACAAGCAGCGCGTGGCGTTGCGGCGCTTCAGCTATGAGCAGGGCGAATGGGTCCGCCGGGCGGTGCTGGGGCAGCGTGCGGGGCTGCCGCCGAGTCGGAATTGAGGAGCGAGCCGAATGACGATTGAGAAGCTCCGAGGTGTTGTGCAATCCAAGCCGTTTCGGCCGTTCTACCTTTGCCTCGCGGACGGCCGGCAGATCCGCGTGCCCAGCCCGGAGTATATCTTCGTGCAGCCCGAGGCGCAGCGGACGATCTACGTCGCCGGCTCGGGAGAGGAAGGGCACTGGATCGACTTGCTGCTTGTAACGTCGGTCACTTACACCAATGGCCGAAGCCGGCGGAGCCGTGGCTGACTCTTGCGATATCCCGATACTCCTTCCGAGCCGCGACCGTGAGGGAGCGCAGCCTGAAGAACCGCTTGCTTACGCGCGCGGCTCGGATTGAGACCTCGGTTTTGCGATAGCCTCTTTGCAGGGTATTCCGATGAGTGCGGAACATCGGGAGACGCGAGTGTATGAAAGAAGTCGAATGGCCGAGATAGACCTCGGCGTCGCTTCGCTCACGTGCCGCCTGCGCCCAGAAACCGTTGACGCCAACTTCGCACGTCTACATTCCGGTTTGAGCTTCTGGTCGCTGGGCGAGCGAATCGAGATTAGCCTCCAGGACTTCGACGGCGGGCTGCTGATCGACATCTGCAGCGGCTGCATCATGTTTCAGATCGAGGATTGGGGCAAGAACCGGCGCAATGGCTAATCGACCCCCGACGAAAACCGCATGACCTTCTTCCGCCTCGAAAACGGCCGCTACGTCGAAGCCCCCGCCACGCCGGAGCATTACGAAAGCGCCATCGTCCCCGGCCTGCGGCTCGAACTGGCCCCGATCCGCGCCGCGTTCAGCGCCCTGTAGCCCACCGGGCGCCGTGACTGGCGGCGGGCGAAGTCAGAAGTCAGAATTAAGAAGTCAGAAGTATAGACCGTGCCTCCGCACACCATTCGCCGACGGGTGCCTCTCTTCACTTCTGACTTCTGACTTCAAACTTCTGACCTCTTCGCCGGAGTCGCACCAATGTCCGCAACCTCCCCCCCCCCCTTCATCCGCGCCCCGCGCGGCTCGCAGCTCTCCTGCAAAGGCTGGCTGCAGGAAGCCGCCCTGCGCATGCTCATGAACAACCTCGACCCGGACGTGGCCGAAAAGCCTGACGAGCTGATCGTCTACGGCGGCATCGGCAAGGCCGCCCGTTCGTGGCCCGACTTCGAGCGCATCGTCGCCACGCTGCGGCGTCTCGAAAACGACGAAACGATGCTGGTGCAGAGCGGCCGGGCGGTGGGCGTGATCAAGACGCACACCGACGCCCCGCGCGTGCTCATCAGCAACAGCATGTTGGTACCGAAATGGGCGACGTGGGACGAATTTCGCCGGCTCGAAGCGCTGGGCCTGATCATGTACGGCCAGATGACGGCCGGCTCGTGGATTTACATCGGGACGCAGGGGATCTTGCAGGGGACGTATGAGACGTTTGCGGCGCTGGCGAAACGCCATTTCGGCGAAGGGATTGAGGGATCGAGGGATCGAGGGATCAAGAGCAGGCAGCAGGGAACGGGGAACAGGGAACAGAAGGACGGCGGTCCCGCGGGTGCCGGGACGCTGCGCGGCAAGCTGGTCGTTACAGGTGGCCTCGGGGGGATGGGCGGGGCGCAGCCGCTGGCGGCGACGTCTAACGACGGGACGTTTCTGGCCGCCGATGTTGATCGTTCGCGGATCGAGAAACGTCTGAAGACGTGCTACCTGGACAAGATGACGGAGAGTCTCGATGAGGCGATCGCGCTGGCGGTCGCCGCTCGCGATCGGCAACAAGCCGTTAGCATCGGCTGGGTCGGCAATGTCGTCGATCTGCTGCGCGAGCTGATCCGCCGCGACATCACGCCGGACGTGCTGACCGATCAGACTTCGGCGCATGATCCGCTCACCGGATACGTGCCGAACGGCGTCAGGGAACAGGGAACAGGCAGCAGGGATCAGAGGGCCTGGGGCGCGGGGCGCGGGGCGCAGGGCACGGGGGGCGGGCGGGACGCCGACCGTGGGACAGTCCGGCCGCTTACCTACGAGCAGGCGCTTCGGCTCCGCGAGGAGAATCCGGATCGCTACGTTCGCGAGAGCTATCGCACGATGGCCGAGCACGTGGCGTGCATGCTGGAGCTGCAACGCCGCGGGGCGATCACGTTTGACTACGGCAACAACCTCCGCGGCCACGCGAAGGAAGCGATTGAGCGAGGATACGTGACCGTTGACCATCTGAACTCGCTACTCGCTACTCGCTACTCTGAACTTGATGCGTTCCGCATTCCCGGCTTCGTGCCCGAGTACATCCGCCCGCTCTTCTGTGAAGGCTCCGGGCCGTTCCGCTGGGCGGCCCTCTCCGGCGAACCCGCGGATATCGCCGTCACCGACCGGGCCGTGCTTGAGACGTTCCCGGAAGAGGAGCACCTTTGCCGCTGGATTCGCATGGCGGGCGAGAAGGTCGCGTTTCAGGGGCTGCCGGCGCGGATTTGCTGGCTCAAGTATGGCCAGCGGGCGAAGATGGGGCTGATCTTCAACCGCCTCGTGCGAGAAAAGAAAGTCGCCGCCCCGATCGTCATCGGCCGCGACCATCTGGATTGCGGCTCGGTCGCGTCGCCCAACCGCGAGACAGAGGCGATGAAAGACGGCTCGGACGCCATCGCGGACTGGCCGATCCTGAACGCGCTCATCAACACCGCCTGCGGCGCAAGCTGGGTCAGCGTCCACCACGGCGGCGGCGTCGGAATCGGCTACAGCATTCACGCCGGCCAGGTGATCGTCTGCGACGGCACGGCTGAGGCGGACCGGCGCTTGCAGCGCGTGCTGACGGCCGACCCGGCGATGGGCGTCATTCGCCACGCCGACGCCGGCTACGAGTTGGCCCAGCGGGTCGCCCACGACAAAGGCGTCGACTTGGGTGGCATGGGTCACGGTACTCCGTGACCCGTGCTGGGCGGCGGCAGGTGTTTGTGGGAGCATGAACCGGACCCCGCGGTGGTGGCATGGGCACGACTCCGCCGTATCGAAACGCCACCCCGCCAAGGGGCGATGGTGCGTTCGCGTCGCAGCAGAGCGTATCGAGCACGGCGCGACGGCCACGCACGCCACGCGGCTGCGCTCAACGCGTCCTACAAGGCTTGATTTCCACGTATTTGGCGAGATTAACGCCATTGTTGATCTCGGTCACATATGATTCGCAGATTCCAGCCGCCACGGCAATGTCCCGGCACGA contains:
- the hutU gene encoding Urocanate hydratase, which encodes MSATSPPPFIRAPRGSQLSCKGWLQEAALRMLMNNLDPDVAEKPDELIVYGGIGKAARSWPDFERIVATLRRLENDETMLVQSGRAVGVIKTHTDAPRVLISNSMLVPKWATWDEFRRLEALGLIMYGQMTAGSWIYIGTQGILQGTYETFAALAKRHFGEGIEGSRDRGIKSRQQGTGNREQKDGGPAGAGTLRGKLVVTGGLGGMGGAQPLAATSNDGTFLAADVDRSRIEKRLKTCYLDKMTESLDEAIALAVAARDRQQAVSIGWVGNVVDLLRELIRRDITPDVLTDQTSAHDPLTGYVPNGVREQGTGSRDQRAWGAGRGAQGTGGGRDADRGTVRPLTYEQALRLREENPDRYVRESYRTMAEHVACMLELQRRGAITFDYGNNLRGHAKEAIERGYVTVDHLNSLLATRYSELDAFRIPGFVPEYIRPLFCEGSGPFRWAALSGEPADIAVTDRAVLETFPEEEHLCRWIRMAGEKVAFQGLPARICWLKYGQRAKMGLIFNRLVREKKVAAPIVIGRDHLDCGSVASPNRETEAMKDGSDAIADWPILNALINTACGASWVSVHHGGGVGIGYSIHAGQVIVCDGTAEADRRLQRVLTADPAMGVIRHADAGYELAQRVAHDKGVDLGGMGHGTP